A window of the Acidimicrobiales bacterium genome harbors these coding sequences:
- a CDS encoding alpha/beta hydrolase — MSVVETCVVPSPTGELLVDVFRPTSTGNRCGIIFFHGGGWRALSREVMHVYAQPMAELGFVGLAADYRLLGEAPWPAQIHDVKRFIRWARTNADQLGIDPERIVLWGASAGAHLSLLAAGTPSDAFGDDSNDPDAASDDVAAVIALFPPTGFHHGEPTERYLASGNTLLGEGYDAPAAHRASPISHVGPDFPPTLLLHGTDDHIVSHRHSEVMFEALREAGASVDLHLFHGHDHEFVAIPSVLRRVAAEAAYFIDRFVIDPEQHRAEAEEFSLFARRAAEERRRHQ, encoded by the coding sequence GTGTCCGTCGTGGAAACCTGTGTCGTTCCGAGCCCGACGGGCGAGCTGCTCGTCGACGTCTTCCGACCCACGTCGACGGGCAACCGATGCGGCATCATCTTCTTCCACGGCGGTGGATGGCGTGCGCTCTCGAGAGAGGTCATGCACGTCTACGCCCAACCGATGGCCGAGCTTGGGTTCGTCGGCCTGGCGGCGGACTACCGGCTACTCGGCGAAGCGCCGTGGCCGGCCCAGATCCACGACGTCAAGCGGTTCATCCGCTGGGCACGAACCAACGCCGACCAACTCGGGATCGACCCCGAGCGCATCGTGTTGTGGGGCGCGTCCGCCGGCGCCCATCTGAGCCTGCTTGCTGCCGGCACGCCCAGTGACGCATTCGGCGACGATTCAAATGATCCCGACGCAGCGTCGGACGACGTAGCCGCCGTCATCGCGCTCTTCCCGCCGACCGGCTTCCATCACGGCGAGCCGACCGAGCGCTACCTCGCATCGGGCAACACGTTGCTCGGCGAGGGGTACGACGCACCAGCTGCCCATCGAGCCAGTCCGATCAGCCACGTCGGCCCCGACTTCCCGCCCACGTTGCTCCTCCACGGCACCGACGACCACATCGTCAGCCATCGGCACAGCGAGGTGATGTTCGAGGCACTCCGTGAGGCCGGGGCCTCGGTCGACCTCCACCTGTTCCACGGCCACGACCATGAGTTCGTCGCGATTCCCTCGGTGCTGCGGCGCGTTGCGGCCGAGGCTGCCTACTTCATCGATCGATTCGTCATCGACCCTGAGCAGCATCGAGCCGAAGCCGAGGAGTTCTCACTGTTCGCCCGACGGGCCGCTGAGGAACGACGCCGACATCAGTGA
- a CDS encoding LLM class flavin-dependent oxidoreductase: protein MKIGWWDHFEQLRGVPLAQQYDERLQLLQIADAAGFHGYHIAEHHLTPLDMAPSPLMFLTAAARVTEQIRLGTLVLVLPLYHPVRLLQELYMLDHLSHGRLMPGVGKGVRDVEHEWFGHDQSESRDRFDECLAILQSALATDRLDFHGAYFHYDDEPTNYTTIQKPMRFWYAGNVESALERGMNVIGFGPREAFDHYAAVWAQRQAAGDPAYQGEEPLAGSTRRVFIAPTDDAARVIAERAWAMHHENFVATSLRIGGKPGPPGYKGVPAADGGVVYGSPDTVRTALVDLLDQLGPNHNYFAPSFQWGDLSYSEASQSLGLFISEVMPALQSMHTPEPV, encoded by the coding sequence ATGAAGATCGGTTGGTGGGATCATTTCGAACAGCTGCGTGGCGTTCCACTCGCGCAGCAGTACGACGAACGCCTGCAGCTGCTGCAGATCGCCGACGCCGCCGGGTTCCACGGCTACCACATCGCCGAACATCACCTCACGCCGCTCGACATGGCGCCGTCACCGCTCATGTTCCTGACGGCGGCGGCCCGCGTGACCGAGCAGATTCGGCTCGGCACGCTCGTCCTCGTGCTGCCGCTCTACCACCCGGTGCGGTTGCTGCAGGAGCTGTACATGCTCGACCACCTGAGCCACGGGCGCCTCATGCCCGGCGTCGGCAAAGGTGTGCGAGACGTCGAGCACGAGTGGTTCGGACACGACCAATCGGAGTCCCGAGACCGGTTCGACGAGTGTCTCGCCATCCTGCAATCTGCGCTCGCCACCGACCGGCTCGACTTCCACGGCGCGTACTTCCACTACGACGACGAGCCGACGAACTACACCACGATCCAGAAGCCGATGCGCTTCTGGTACGCCGGCAACGTCGAGTCGGCGTTGGAGCGTGGCATGAACGTCATCGGGTTCGGCCCACGAGAGGCATTCGACCACTACGCCGCGGTGTGGGCGCAGCGACAGGCCGCAGGAGATCCCGCCTATCAAGGTGAGGAACCGCTCGCCGGCTCGACCCGTCGGGTGTTCATCGCCCCGACCGACGACGCGGCACGCGTCATCGCCGAGCGTGCCTGGGCGATGCATCACGAGAACTTCGTCGCCACCTCCTTGCGCATTGGCGGCAAACCGGGACCGCCCGGCTACAAGGGGGTTCCTGCGGCCGACGGTGGCGTCGTCTATGGCTCGCCCGACACGGTCCGCACGGCGCTGGTCGACCTCCTCGACCAGCTCGGCCCGAACCACAACTATTTTGCGCCGTCGTTCCAGTGGGGCGATCTGTCGTACTCCGAGGCCAGCCAGTCGCTCGGGCTGTTCATCTCCGAGGTGATGCCGGCCCTTCAGTCCATGCACACACCGGAGCCGGTGTGA
- a CDS encoding alpha/beta hydrolase — MPHPITTTASTLDPIRLFDGPAPGSETWTHDEMSYFASFFETDVITNVVVPTLTPVLPASGNGAAVIVAPGGGYHALSINREGFEVAQWLAERGVAAFVLKYRLVPSGDDAVAELIEKMTKGRAEAEMAEIAKLALLDAEAAVRLVRDRAESFAIDPTRVGFIGFSAGGNLTLRVAFTDDAAARPDFVAPIYAAAHDLDVSTPPQGSGPMFLAAATNDQLGLASHSLDIYRHWHAAGMPVELHLYAEGGHGFGMGTQGLPSDTWIERFGDWLAASGLTMAG, encoded by the coding sequence ATGCCCCATCCGATCACCACCACCGCCAGCACGCTCGACCCGATTCGGCTGTTCGACGGCCCGGCGCCGGGCAGCGAGACGTGGACCCACGACGAGATGTCCTACTTCGCCTCGTTCTTCGAGACCGACGTGATCACCAACGTGGTGGTACCCACGCTCACCCCGGTGCTTCCTGCGAGCGGCAACGGTGCGGCGGTGATCGTGGCGCCCGGTGGCGGGTATCACGCCCTGTCGATCAATCGGGAAGGTTTCGAGGTCGCGCAGTGGCTGGCTGAGCGCGGTGTTGCCGCGTTCGTGCTGAAGTACCGATTGGTGCCGAGTGGCGACGATGCGGTCGCCGAGCTCATCGAGAAGATGACCAAGGGTCGAGCCGAGGCCGAGATGGCCGAGATCGCCAAGCTCGCACTGCTCGACGCCGAGGCCGCCGTCCGTCTCGTCCGTGACCGGGCCGAGTCCTTCGCCATCGATCCCACACGTGTCGGCTTCATCGGGTTCTCCGCCGGCGGCAACCTCACCCTCCGGGTTGCCTTCACCGACGATGCCGCCGCTCGTCCCGATTTCGTGGCCCCGATCTACGCCGCCGCCCACGATCTCGACGTCAGTACACCGCCGCAGGGGAGCGGCCCGATGTTCCTGGCAGCCGCCACCAACGATCAGCTCGGACTCGCCTCCCACTCGCTCGACATCTACCGCCACTGGCATGCCGCCGGGATGCCCGTCGAGCTCCACCTCTACGCCGAGGGCGGCCACGGGTTCGGCATGGGCACGCAGGGGTTGCCGTCGGACACCTGGATCGAGCGTTTCGGTGATTGGCTCGCCGCTTCCGGTCTGACGATGGCGGGCTGA
- a CDS encoding LacI family DNA-binding transcriptional regulator, with amino-acid sequence MGIKDVAQAAGVSLGTVSNVLNRPELVSDAMRARVQVAIDELGFVRNGSASRLRSTRSKTIGLVVLDVGNPYFTEIARGAESAAEERGYAVMLCNSDESGRREERHLSFLAEQRVGGILLTPTSPAVPETHLAALRSHGVEVVLVDEASPALDVCSVSVDDVQGGHLAGQHLLAGGRRRLVYLSGSPTIRQCADRLTGLRDAIAEFAATSDDPVELDLVDVTSMTGRAGYAATDTVLALEPDAIFAANDLLALGVLRGLLEREVKVPGDIALIGYDDIEFAGLAVIPISSVRQPAFEIGQSAVQLLLEECGDGAHAHQQVVFRPELVVRRSSDATR; translated from the coding sequence GTGGGAATCAAGGACGTGGCGCAGGCCGCGGGTGTCTCGCTCGGCACCGTGTCGAATGTGTTGAACCGGCCGGAGCTGGTCTCCGACGCCATGCGAGCGAGAGTGCAGGTGGCGATCGACGAGCTCGGTTTCGTCAGGAACGGCTCGGCCAGCCGGCTTCGTTCCACTCGGAGCAAGACCATTGGTCTGGTCGTGTTGGACGTCGGCAACCCCTACTTCACCGAGATCGCCCGAGGTGCCGAGTCGGCGGCCGAAGAGCGTGGCTATGCCGTGATGCTCTGCAACTCCGACGAATCGGGTCGTCGCGAGGAGCGGCACCTGTCGTTTCTCGCCGAGCAGCGTGTCGGCGGCATCCTGCTCACACCGACGAGCCCTGCCGTGCCCGAGACCCACCTCGCGGCGCTGCGATCCCACGGCGTCGAGGTCGTGCTGGTCGACGAGGCGTCGCCTGCGCTCGACGTCTGTTCGGTGTCGGTCGACGATGTGCAGGGAGGCCATCTCGCGGGTCAGCACCTACTGGCCGGTGGTCGACGGCGACTGGTCTATCTGTCGGGCTCCCCGACGATCCGCCAATGCGCCGACCGGTTGACCGGACTGCGCGACGCGATCGCCGAGTTCGCCGCGACTTCCGATGATCCGGTCGAACTCGACCTCGTCGACGTCACCTCGATGACCGGCCGGGCCGGCTACGCCGCCACCGACACTGTCCTAGCACTCGAACCCGACGCCATCTTTGCGGCCAACGATCTCCTGGCCCTGGGAGTGTTGCGCGGCCTGCTGGAACGTGAGGTCAAGGTACCTGGCGACATTGCGCTGATCGGGTACGACGACATCGAGTTCGCCGGGCTGGCCGTCATCCCGATCTCGAGCGTACGCCAGCCTGCCTTCGAGATCGGCCAGAGCGCCGTCCAGTTGTTGCTCGAAGAGTGCGGGGACGGTGCCCACGCGCACCAGCAGGTGGTGTTTCGGCCTGAACTCGTGGTGCGACGATCCAGCGACGCCACGCGCTGA
- a CDS encoding DMT family transporter codes for MRQQSSAIHRSGESIGMALGFVGVAIFSLSLPATREAVEAFGAWTVGFGRAVLAAICAVAVLIATRTARPEASQLKRLMIVGAGVVVGFPLFTGLALETSTASRGAIVIGVLPSATALVATLRHGERPSRWFWLAAGGGLLTVVVFAVATGANGRPELADVFFLLAVLAAAIGYAEGAALTHELGGWQTISWALVIGLPITVPVATISLVHHGIDHPQLSHWVALGYVSLFSMYLGFFAWYAGLHLGGVARVSQIQLLQPTLTLLWSALLLGETVTSSSIATAALVLGFVAASKRAGVQRRPSHSAQALLDH; via the coding sequence ATGAGACAACAGAGTAGCGCTATCCACCGCAGTGGCGAATCGATCGGGATGGCCCTCGGCTTCGTCGGGGTGGCCATCTTCTCACTGAGTCTGCCCGCCACCCGCGAGGCGGTCGAAGCCTTCGGGGCGTGGACCGTCGGGTTCGGACGGGCGGTGCTTGCTGCCATCTGCGCTGTCGCCGTGCTCATCGCCACCCGCACGGCTCGGCCCGAGGCAAGCCAGCTCAAACGCCTCATGATCGTGGGAGCCGGCGTCGTGGTGGGCTTTCCGCTCTTCACCGGATTGGCGCTCGAGACGTCGACGGCGTCGAGAGGGGCGATCGTGATCGGCGTGTTGCCGTCGGCGACCGCGCTCGTGGCAACGCTGCGGCACGGCGAGCGTCCCAGCCGCTGGTTCTGGCTCGCGGCCGGCGGCGGCCTCCTCACCGTTGTGGTGTTCGCCGTGGCCACCGGAGCGAATGGACGACCGGAGCTCGCCGATGTCTTCTTCCTCCTCGCGGTGCTCGCTGCTGCCATCGGCTATGCCGAGGGAGCGGCCCTCACACACGAGCTCGGCGGGTGGCAGACCATCTCGTGGGCCCTCGTGATCGGCCTTCCCATCACCGTGCCGGTCGCGACCATCTCGCTCGTGCACCACGGCATCGACCATCCGCAGCTCTCCCACTGGGTGGCGCTCGGCTACGTCTCGCTGTTCAGCATGTACCTCGGCTTCTTCGCGTGGTACGCCGGGTTGCATCTTGGTGGCGTGGCTCGAGTCAGCCAGATCCAGCTGCTCCAGCCGACGCTGACGCTGTTGTGGTCGGCGTTGCTGCTGGGGGAGACGGTCACGAGCTCGAGCATCGCCACGGCTGCGCTCGTTCTCGGGTTCGTCGCCGCATCGAAGCGAGCCGGCGTACAACGGCGGCCATCACATTCGGCGCAAGCGCTACTCGATCACTGA
- a CDS encoding IclR family transcriptional regulator encodes MSQLGRAASILRALEDHPEGRMAADVALDVGLPRSTAHRLLQNLVAEDLVVQVVDGRRYRLGPTLIRLGVTTQAWLADRLRPLVTEMSLTASETVDVSIQTGDRALFIDQVVAAGRLQAVSQIGGSFPLHCCASGKALLAQFGNDDVRSIVRDELERFTENTITTIDDLLRDLDTVRATGIAYDRDEHTIGISAVAAAVLNSTGLPVALAFPVPSSRFVEREAMLVDMLGDGVERARSILG; translated from the coding sequence ATGAGTCAGTTGGGCCGGGCTGCTTCCATCTTGCGGGCGCTCGAGGACCATCCCGAGGGACGCATGGCCGCCGATGTCGCCCTCGATGTCGGCCTGCCCAGGTCGACGGCCCACCGCCTCCTCCAGAACCTGGTTGCCGAGGACCTCGTCGTCCAGGTGGTCGACGGACGCCGGTACCGACTAGGCCCGACCCTGATCCGCCTCGGCGTCACGACGCAGGCCTGGCTGGCCGACCGCCTGCGTCCGCTCGTCACCGAGATGTCGCTGACTGCGTCCGAGACCGTCGATGTTTCGATCCAGACCGGGGATCGTGCGTTGTTCATCGATCAGGTCGTCGCGGCCGGGCGACTCCAGGCGGTCTCTCAGATCGGCGGATCGTTCCCTCTGCACTGTTGCGCCAGTGGCAAGGCACTCCTTGCCCAGTTCGGCAACGACGACGTCCGCAGCATCGTGCGCGACGAACTCGAGCGCTTCACCGAGAACACGATCACGACGATCGACGACCTTCTCCGCGACCTCGACACCGTGCGGGCCACCGGTATCGCGTACGACCGCGACGAGCACACGATCGGGATCAGTGCCGTGGCCGCCGCCGTGCTGAACAGCACCGGGCTCCCGGTCGCGCTGGCCTTCCCGGTGCCCTCGTCTCGGTTCGTCGAGCGCGAGGCCATGCTCGTCGACATGCTCGGCGACGGTGTGGAACGGGCGAGGTCGATCCTTGGCTGA
- a CDS encoding nuclear transport factor 2 family protein, with product MTTTPIDDVLALEVRRCDAIAAGDIDSLRSMLSDDYVHVHSTGKVDDRAGHLAAVATRPRTTTRGELTVRLVGTVAIITGEATNLMPTAEGAHRELRGFCHQVAERNGHGWVFRSFQMTTIRPPDVPADSAADEVAIRSLEEARCAAIAAGDGEALGRLLDASYTHVTGRGRTMNRDQYIEWIGDLARRHERGPLRIQPFGDTAVIHGPLINHLSTDDGGVRVLETFVTQVVHRYGGEWRFVSFHITPVR from the coding sequence GTGACCACGACACCGATCGACGACGTGCTGGCACTCGAGGTGCGACGGTGCGACGCCATCGCGGCGGGTGACATCGACTCGCTGCGCTCGATGCTGAGCGACGACTACGTCCACGTGCACTCGACCGGCAAGGTCGACGACCGGGCCGGACACCTGGCGGCCGTGGCTACTCGACCCCGCACGACCACTCGAGGCGAGCTGACGGTCCGCCTCGTCGGCACCGTGGCCATCATCACCGGCGAGGCAACGAACCTGATGCCGACCGCCGAGGGTGCCCACCGGGAGCTACGCGGCTTCTGCCATCAAGTTGCTGAGCGGAACGGCCACGGATGGGTCTTCCGATCCTTCCAGATGACGACGATTCGCCCGCCGGACGTCCCCGCCGACAGTGCGGCTGACGAGGTAGCCATCCGTTCGCTCGAGGAGGCCCGCTGTGCCGCAATCGCAGCCGGCGACGGCGAGGCACTCGGACGTCTGTTGGATGCCAGCTATACCCACGTGACCGGCCGCGGCCGCACCATGAACCGTGATCAGTACATCGAGTGGATCGGCGACTTGGCACGCCGACACGAACGTGGCCCGCTTCGGATCCAGCCGTTCGGCGACACTGCTGTCATCCACGGTCCGCTGATCAACCATCTGTCCACCGACGACGGTGGCGTGCGAGTGTTGGAGACCTTCGTGACGCAGGTCGTGCACCGCTACGGCGGCGAGTGGCGATTCGTCTCGTTCCACATCACTCCAGTGCGCTGA
- a CDS encoding LacI family DNA-binding transcriptional regulator, with translation MNIKVVAERAQVSPGTVSNVLNHPQRVAEATRERVLAAINEVGYVRNGSASQLRRLRNNAIGLLMIDVRNSFLCELARGAQDAAEEAGYSVLLSDADRSSERLARNLDFLVEQRVAGILVTGSSIEGIPQRLESLRDRGIAIVRADETFQDRSHCAAGVDDIHGGELVGTHLLELGRRRIGFLQAGIAFRPFDDRLTGITRAVAGHASARVVEARVPGTDLEEVGDAVDELLAAGVDAIACANDPMALAVLRNLNERGISIPDDVALIGYDDAEFAAVVTPPLSSVRQPARLVGAASARLLIEECSDEPHQHRHVMFQPELVARASTLGSRDGAASAGAS, from the coding sequence GTGAACATCAAGGTTGTCGCCGAACGGGCCCAGGTGTCACCGGGCACGGTGTCGAACGTCTTGAACCACCCTCAACGCGTCGCCGAGGCAACTCGCGAACGAGTCCTCGCTGCGATCAACGAGGTGGGGTATGTCCGCAATGGATCGGCCAGCCAGCTCCGCCGCCTTCGCAACAACGCCATCGGGCTACTGATGATCGACGTACGCAACTCGTTCCTGTGTGAGCTGGCCCGAGGCGCACAGGATGCCGCCGAGGAGGCGGGCTACTCGGTGTTGCTTTCCGACGCCGACCGTTCCTCCGAACGTCTCGCCCGCAACCTCGACTTCCTGGTCGAGCAACGTGTCGCCGGCATCCTCGTGACGGGCTCGTCGATCGAGGGGATACCCCAACGGCTCGAATCGCTGCGAGATCGGGGCATCGCCATCGTTCGAGCCGACGAGACCTTCCAGGATCGTTCGCACTGTGCCGCCGGCGTCGACGACATCCATGGCGGGGAACTCGTCGGAACCCACCTCCTCGAGTTGGGTCGGCGTCGGATCGGATTTCTTCAGGCTGGTATCGCTTTCCGCCCGTTCGACGACCGCCTCACCGGCATCACCCGAGCGGTCGCCGGCCACGCGTCGGCACGTGTCGTCGAGGCTCGCGTCCCGGGCACCGACTTGGAAGAGGTCGGCGATGCCGTCGACGAACTGCTTGCCGCAGGCGTCGATGCGATCGCGTGCGCCAACGACCCGATGGCGCTCGCTGTCTTGCGCAACCTGAACGAGCGCGGCATATCGATTCCCGACGACGTGGCGTTGATTGGCTACGACGATGCCGAGTTCGCCGCGGTGGTGACTCCGCCGCTGAGTTCGGTTCGCCAGCCTGCACGTCTGGTTGGTGCCGCTTCGGCGCGGTTGCTCATCGAGGAGTGCTCCGACGAACCACACCAGCATCGCCACGTCATGTTCCAACCCGAACTCGTTGCACGTGCCTCCACCCTCGGCTCACGCGACGGTGCTGCGAGCGCCGGTGCCTCGTGA
- a CDS encoding sugar-binding domain-containing protein translates to MFTGSSLAACVTVCLRFFDADGVAVDSELDDRVVGIGIDALRRVDRKIGIAGGERKIEAIRAAAAGGWIDVLITDLPTATALVVG, encoded by the coding sequence ATGTTCACTGGCTCGTCGCTGGCTGCGTGCGTCACAGTCTGCCTACGGTTCTTCGATGCCGACGGGGTCGCCGTCGACTCCGAACTCGACGACCGCGTGGTCGGCATCGGGATCGATGCCCTCCGCCGGGTCGATCGCAAGATCGGCATTGCCGGGGGCGAGCGCAAGATCGAGGCGATTCGTGCGGCAGCTGCGGGTGGTTGGATCGACGTATTGATCACGGATCTGCCGACAGCGACCGCGCTCGTGGTTGGATGA
- a CDS encoding DUF3500 domain-containing protein, with the protein MNEHWHSTQQGTGTSPADNSFRDILPPPDHPSVAGIGERDAYTHGDRLTQSERGRAWLADIDARVAQPFTGITTDGNVVPSLFETAGNGAPTGSMVASARRLLNGLGSDDLARVMHPIDATEWRRWANPELYVNRHGLRLDELGASARHDVLDVVRATLSAPGFDKARACMIMNGFLGSLVGGTRVMNEYSYNFSLFGEPSLTEPWGWQLHGHHLALNAVVIGDQLIISPSFMGAEPNIIDEGPYAGLTIFNAEELDGLALMRSLPEDQRRRAQIYEQMYDPSMPPGRFHFADQRHLGGAYHDNRIIPFEGVNGAELTGAQRTALVELALTFVEYLPAPVLEARRRELEAHIDDTWFSWIGHYGDDDPFYYRIQSPVIMCEFDHHSGVFLTNTKPAKCHIHTVVRTPNGNDYGKDLLRQHYEQVHGLTPATEESS; encoded by the coding sequence GTGAACGAGCACTGGCACAGCACCCAGCAGGGCACGGGTACGAGCCCGGCCGACAACAGCTTCCGCGACATCCTGCCTCCACCCGATCACCCATCGGTTGCCGGGATCGGCGAACGCGACGCCTACACCCACGGCGACCGTCTGACCCAGTCCGAGCGAGGTCGAGCCTGGCTCGCCGACATCGACGCACGAGTGGCGCAGCCGTTCACCGGCATCACGACCGACGGCAACGTCGTGCCGTCGCTCTTCGAGACGGCCGGCAACGGAGCGCCCACCGGGTCAATGGTGGCGTCCGCACGTCGCCTGCTCAATGGGCTCGGCAGCGACGACCTGGCTCGGGTCATGCACCCGATCGATGCGACGGAATGGCGACGGTGGGCCAACCCCGAGCTCTATGTGAACCGGCACGGACTGCGCCTCGACGAACTCGGCGCGTCGGCTCGTCACGATGTCCTCGACGTCGTGCGCGCCACACTGTCCGCCCCCGGGTTCGACAAAGCCCGAGCCTGCATGATCATGAACGGCTTCCTCGGCAGCCTCGTGGGCGGGACCCGGGTCATGAACGAGTACAGCTACAACTTCTCGCTGTTCGGCGAGCCGTCGCTCACCGAGCCGTGGGGCTGGCAGCTCCACGGCCACCACCTCGCCCTCAACGCGGTGGTCATCGGCGATCAACTGATCATCTCGCCGAGCTTCATGGGAGCCGAGCCGAACATCATCGACGAGGGTCCTTATGCCGGCCTGACGATCTTCAACGCCGAAGAATTGGATGGCCTGGCGCTGATGCGTTCGCTGCCCGAGGATCAACGACGCCGAGCCCAGATCTACGAGCAGATGTACGACCCGTCGATGCCGCCCGGCCGCTTCCACTTCGCCGATCAGCGACACCTCGGCGGCGCCTACCACGACAATCGGATCATCCCCTTCGAGGGGGTGAATGGCGCCGAGCTGACCGGAGCACAGCGCACCGCACTCGTGGAGTTGGCGCTGACGTTCGTCGAGTATCTTCCAGCGCCGGTGCTCGAGGCTCGGCGACGTGAACTCGAAGCGCACATCGACGACACCTGGTTCTCCTGGATCGGTCACTACGGCGACGACGACCCGTTCTACTACCGCATCCAGAGCCCGGTGATCATGTGCGAGTTCGACCATCACTCGGGCGTGTTCCTCACCAACACCAAACCGGCGAAGTGTCACATCCACACCGTCGTCCGCACGCCCAACGGCAACGACTACGGCAAGGATCTGCTCCGCCAGCACTACGAACAGGTTCACGGGCTCACGCCGGCCACGGAGGAGTCATCGTGA
- a CDS encoding PLP-dependent aminotransferase family protein, with protein sequence MVHDSASDRVVAHLTALVDQGKPGDRLPSVRTLMSDLGVSPATVRAAVSELVRAERIETISGSGTFILSPPRPQQDDGDRGWQVSALAPHRLEVDFPGPLRSTPTPDTIDLASGYPDAALQPIALLAKAMRDAARRPGTYGRAPSEGIEPLRSWFASELDRRRVHDVLVTSGGQTALSLIFRSLALPGDIVAMETPTYIGAIAACRASGLTPAAVPTDAGGVRLDDLTAVVEATGARIVYLQPRFHNPTGTSLAADRRPALMALAEERGLIVIEDDWLYDLDDPMARQRPLAADDPNGHVVHVRSLTKSVAPAMRLAGVASTGMIAERLKAMRAVEDFFVSPVLQETALNVVTSTGWPRHLRALRTELASRQSSLRAALADLAHPDAILRGGPMHVWLRLPSGLDAVTVRDAALRRGVSVVAGNQWHPSDQRTDHIRLSNASATLPDIVEGVERLRRAMSEIS encoded by the coding sequence ATGGTTCACGATAGCGCTTCTGATCGTGTGGTTGCGCACCTCACGGCACTCGTCGACCAAGGCAAGCCCGGCGACCGGCTGCCGTCGGTACGAACGCTCATGTCCGACCTGGGTGTCAGCCCGGCCACCGTCCGCGCCGCAGTGAGCGAACTCGTGCGCGCCGAGCGCATCGAAACCATCTCTGGCAGCGGCACCTTCATCCTCTCGCCGCCCCGACCGCAGCAAGATGACGGCGACCGCGGCTGGCAAGTCTCGGCCCTTGCACCCCACCGCCTCGAGGTCGACTTTCCGGGCCCGCTCCGATCGACGCCGACCCCCGACACCATCGACCTGGCGAGCGGCTACCCCGACGCCGCACTGCAGCCGATTGCGCTGTTGGCCAAGGCGATGCGTGATGCCGCTCGACGCCCCGGCACCTATGGCCGTGCGCCGAGCGAAGGCATCGAGCCGCTTCGGTCGTGGTTTGCGAGCGAACTCGATCGTCGACGGGTTCACGACGTTCTCGTCACCTCGGGCGGCCAGACGGCACTGTCGTTGATCTTCCGCTCGCTCGCCTTGCCAGGCGACATCGTCGCCATGGAGACGCCGACGTACATCGGCGCCATCGCCGCCTGTCGTGCCAGCGGACTGACACCGGCGGCGGTCCCGACCGATGCGGGCGGCGTTCGGCTGGATGATCTCACCGCCGTCGTCGAGGCGACCGGGGCTCGCATCGTGTACCTGCAGCCACGGTTCCACAATCCCACCGGCACCAGCCTGGCCGCGGATCGCAGGCCGGCGCTGATGGCGCTGGCCGAGGAGCGGGGACTGATCGTCATCGAGGACGACTGGTTGTACGACCTCGACGATCCCATGGCGCGCCAGCGGCCGCTCGCCGCCGACGACCCCAACGGTCACGTCGTGCATGTGCGCTCGCTCACCAAGTCGGTCGCTCCCGCCATGCGCCTGGCCGGCGTGGCGTCCACCGGCATGATCGCCGAACGGCTGAAGGCGATGCGGGCGGTTGAGGACTTCTTCGTGTCGCCGGTCCTGCAGGAGACGGCGTTGAACGTCGTCACCAGCACGGGCTGGCCGCGACACCTGCGAGCGCTCCGAACCGAGTTGGCGTCGAGGCAGTCGTCGCTGCGGGCAGCCCTCGCCGATCTGGCCCACCCCGACGCCATCCTCCGGGGCGGGCCGATGCACGTGTGGCTCCGTCTGCCGTCCGGCCTCGACGCTGTGACCGTTCGTGATGCTGCGCTCCGTCGGGGCGTCTCGGTCGTCGCCGGCAACCAGTGGCACCCGAGCGACCAGCGGACCGACCACATCCGGCTGAGCAACGCATCGGCGACGTTGCCGGACATCGTCGAAGGCGTCGAACGGCTACGGCGGGCCATGAGCGAGATCTCGTAG